The window CAGATACAACAAAAAATGCGGCACTGCTACATAAAAGTGATGGCTTAAATGCAAAATTTCGTGTTTCTGATGGATCGAGTGATTCCATGAATGCTGATATTAGGGAACAAGAAAAGACTGGGGCTCAAACAGTTGATTTGAAAGTTATTAATTGCACCAGGGAAGTTGGTAATGCTGCAGCTGCTGTGGCTTCTCATAGGATTACTGTTTCCAGAAACTTTGCTGCCCCCGATGAAGTGACTGTTCCTGTTGGTGATAATCCATTGCACCCGATTGCTGTCATCCCTAGGTATGAAAGCatgatacatatatttttcaaaccaTTTATTTGACTTTGAGTAAATATGTTATGCTTATTgcatgataattaattgatttcacAGGAGATCATATCAAGGTGGGCATCCTAGAGTTGATCATCGTGGTAAAGGAAAGTTCAATAGCCAGGAAACTGAAACTGATGGATGGCGGAGGAAGCCTCTCAGTAATGATTCCTCAGAGGCAGTTATAGCTTCAAACAATGAATCTACCCCACATATTCATTTTCGTGGCCCTAATATTGTTGGGGAGGCTTATGAGAATTCTACGATGGATCTGGTAGGAAATGCTGAAGGCGATTTGGCTGAAGTATGCGATTCTGCTGATATTGCACAGGTTGATACTATGGATTCTTGTATTCCACTCtatactaactttttcatttctttgtgaccataaatatttgtgttgaaattagCGTGCCAAGATGAAAGAGTTAGCCAAGCAACGCTACCTGCAACTGCagaaggaagaggaagagcGAGTAAGGGAGCAGAAGGCCAAGGCTCTTGCTAAACTAGAAGAATTGGACCGCCGAAAACTATCAGGTGAAGCTTCAAACCAGAAGGCTGAAAGAACTCCGGTCATTGGTGACTTCGTGGTGGAACATCAAGAAGTGCATACAGTTATAGGCACTGTGATTGCTGAACTCAAGACTAATGAATCTGGCTTTAACTTAGTTTTGTGTCCTGCTGTTACTTCTGCGGGGACTGATAGCAACACAAATCAGGCTGGAGATTCGACTGAAGTGTCGAGGGACTTGCACATGCGGATACAACAAAAAGGTTTAGTGGAATCTAATGTGGCTCCTTTGTCTAGAATTGAAGACTCTGAGGATGGAAGtactaaaatagtagtatcaCAACCAGATGATAGAGGAAACTCCAGACACAAGCGAGCAGGCTACAAACAGAAGCAGAATAATGTGTCGCAGAAAGCTGTATATAGCCCTACATTTGAGGTGCATAAAGATCATGCTCTTGCAGCTGTTGCTGATATGCATGAGCCTCCATCAAGTGACTCAAATGTGCTGAGCACATCCAATACCGTGGTTGAGCCATCATCCCAACAGAGAAAGAGAATCAATCGGAGTAATAAAACTAAACCCAAACCCGAAGAAATACATAGCCTTTCTGCTTTACCACCAGTGGCATCTAACATTACTCATGCAGATGAGTCACTTGACAATGGTGGATCTAATGATTTGGTGTCAAATTTGGGTGTGCCAATCTCAGCAGTGCATGAGCTTGATACAGCAGTGCACACTCGGGAGCACTCTTCTCTACCCAGTGAGGAATCCCGGAGCAAAGTATCGAGTCAATGGAAACCAAATCGCAGAATTCCCAAAAATCAACAGGGCCATAGATTTACAGACAAGTATAGTGATACCGTTGTTTGGGCTCCTAAGGCTAAGGGTTCAGAAGAAGTGAGTCAAAAGACTCAAAACTCTCTGCAGGAATCTGCTGATTCAGTGAAGAGTAGTAATGTGGCACAGAATAGTTCGAAAGGCAAGAGGGCTGAAATGGAGAGATATGTTCCAAAACCGCAGCTGGCTCAGCAAGGAAATTCTCCGCCTTTGTCATCCTCAGTTAGTTCATCTAGATCAACTGAGGATGCTTCTGGGGAACAATCGGGGTCAGCTATTTTTGCAAATGTCAGGTCTAACTTGGAGATGAATGTGGGGGATAGCAGCCATAGCAAGAACAAAAAAGATCACGGGAGTTTGAGACAACGTGGTTTGATAGATTCATCCGAGATGAAGAGCGTGCCTACTGGTCCAACAGATACTTCTCAAGTGAAGGCTGCCCGTTCTGTGCAATCTGAGCTTGTGCATTTTGGGAGAAGTGAATCAAATAGAGTGAATTCTGAATTTAAAATCTCTGGTGACAACTATATGTCTGCAGATTCAACCTCAGCTGCCGTGAGCAAACATCCTTTAGTGAAAGATCAGGGTGCAACAGGCAGAGGAAAGAGACATCCGATAAGGGGTCCAAGAAGCAGTGGAAATAATCCTGATCTTGAGAACACTTTACATGGTGAAGTTGATGGAAGTTTGTCTTCAGTACCGGATGTGAACCAGATGGATAAATCtattatttcaaaagaaaatcgTAGCTTTGGAGAGCGAACATCCTCTCATTGGCAGCCCAAGTCCAGCCCAAGTTCTGCTAATCATCAAGGAAATAGAAATGGTGGAAGTGAATACACTACATTGGAAACTAATAGGGTTCCAAGGAAGAGTGCTCCTCCGCATAAGATGCAAACATCGCTCCAACAGGATAGGGAGAGTAGCAACTCTAGCCAGCCTCAGCTTCGGCCAGGCCAATCTGTTAACGTCAGAAGTAATGTGGCTGGTGATTCAGTTGCTCATCGCCTTCAAGACTTTGACAGAGAAAAGAAGCTTGCTATAGTAAAAGGACGTGCTTACTCCCCAAACCAAGATCTAGTTGGCACTGGCGAATCATCTCTTACTAACACAGATGATCTGCTTGAGCACAATGCCACGTCAGGATCAAGGAGAACTGGAAGGCAAAACAGTCGGCCTGTTAGAGGCCATGAATCCCATGGAGAATGGTCTTCAGAGCATGAAAACAGGTCACATAATGCCCCAGCATTCCAGGACAGGCAGAGGCAGAATGTGCACTTGGAGTACCAGCCTGTTGGACCTTTCAAGGCTCACAAACCTGAAAATGTGGAGGAGCTAGCAGATGGAGGAGGCGATAATGAGGACCAAAGGCACAGGGAAAGAAGCCAGAGTCACTCCAAATGTGGAGGAAACTACTACAGGAGATAAAAGTGTCTCATTTCACGTAACCTGGTCAGGAGATTCTGGGATTTACAAGATAATCTTCCAATTTGTTGCCTTTGCTTGATTAGGTATCTTCATCCTAGGTATGCATCTACATTTTCTGTTCTCGTGATAAATAGAACGGTAGTTTATCTGTTAACTGGTGGCATGTGCGTTGAGCAGCAGGATTAGAGGCCAGGTTAGGGCACACCTTTGCGGGATGTGGTATGTTAGATCGAGGAAATGAGACACGATAACccatttaaaaattgtaactGGTGCGCGATACACTGCAATGTGACGTATTTTCAAATGCAGCATTTTGTGCATCTGGTAAGTGCAGGCCAAAAAGTGGTTTAGAGAAATAGATAGTAGGAGTAGCATTCCATATTTTTGCTGGAACCATTTTGTTGCGCTTGatgcttttatttttctgctaGTGATTACATTTGCATTTTTCATGCGCGTAGATGCACCTCATCGATATTTGAAGTGAAATGAATAGAAAGATATTAGAATGGCAAGTAAGATCCAATATTCCATCAACTTATTTCACCCATATTTTATAAGCAGAATTCATATTCCATCAACTTATTTAacccatattttattatataattaatatatatatgagactcatattccactaacctattcaatccacttttctttacatttcaaAAATCTGTGGCATAACAAAATAGGACTCCTATTgtaggatggagggagtatcacttataagagcatctccaatgccggctagccaattcgcgtcgctagccgggtcggctagccgaaccattggagcgGGCGAGCGGCCAAATtttcggcgtgggctagccaaACGCGTGCCGCAAGCCGaagcgctggccgccattgtggcggcccgatcggtcagcgccgatttttgatttttttttaaaacctatataaacgcgattttagtttcattttcatttgtaccacttgttttaacgagtttttctctctctaactttctcgtacaagagcatcatcgagcgatggatcacaacaacgagtaCAGTCCCGGCGACGAGTGGATCTCGGACTCCGATGGTACCCGTGGGATCTGGATGGGGCCGATGGGCGGGCAGATGGGCCCTGGGTTTAACGTCCCTTGGAATCAGCTGATGGGGTTGATGGCCGGAGCACCAGGGGGTGGGAACATGCCGTGGGGTATGCCGGGCGGCGGGCGGGGGTGGGGAGGTATGCCCCGATGCGCAGCGAGATGATGCAGCAGATGATGGGTATGCATCCCGGGGATGCGGGGTCACCGGGGAGGGGACACGGTCTATCGTCCCTCTCtggattttttgacggcttcgtctcacacgtcgaccccagtggagacgcagttcacttggcgatgaccttttgtcattgcatgacttggggatcgatctcggcgATCCGGACCCACCCGTTCCTGGGCGGGGCGGACCAcggcgaagaagaagaagacgaggagGAAAGCCAAGGCGGTCGGTGAGTCGTCGCAGCCCGTTGTTGACGACACCCCcggccggaggaagtggacggaggatgagtacgccggggtggccagggggtggttggaggtgtgcgacgatccgccggttgcgaacaaccagcggtgtcgtcaacatgtgggcgaagattagAGCTGCCTACGGGAGGCACtgcccgcacgggaaggacttcgGCGGGGAGGAGGTTCGGAAGGTGTAACGCCccgctttttcgaaccctaatttttgtgacgtggaaatttatgcattaaatgcttttaatgctatgatatgtggaattaaatgacgagtgatttattgcaatgttcttgtgacctaattgcgatatggagttgagtttgagttgaatagtcaaacttgttgaatatgtgacgtggctattgaatggtcaatattgtggaaaatatgacgtggccgtggaatggtcaaagtcgttggaaaatgtgaagtggaggtgaaATTCGAATATGTGGATATTTGAATGTGGGGAGAAAGaataattgtggtgaattattttcctaagggatgagtgagaattaaataggagcattatttaagtatgtggaattttcgacccctcctatttattggaaagaaatcctatttttcttggatttaattattgcttgggataattatccaaattaaatccaaagtccaaatattCCTATTTATGCTATGAAGAATTCGAAACCCCTCTTAtttcatggagattttcgaaatctcctaaatatgggagaagggattatttttattatattatttgatcccttgtttattctcttccataaataaattcaaatatcctagcatatcttgccaaatctaagaagatcttgccatatcctatttaaataggattttaattaaatccctTTTGAGAGAGGCAAACTACACGCCACTTTTCACTATTTAATTGGGgagaatatttattattttcttgctccgtgatattttattctactccgtgaaatattcaaattaaatcataggctaatttaATAGCCTAGAATTCGAAATCCCCTATTTTCTCCTAGTAATTCACGCCAACGTCAACCAACAAATCtcttccaaatctttatttatttaattattggattatatcttgcactctataaataagagtgagaacCCAAAACCCTAGCATCAGAAATCGCCCGCCCCCCTCTCTTCACGTCgttctctcctctctcccactctctcaaatttttctcctactttctccattaattcttcatcttttggagaaggattgaagctgcaattcgagaatttgttgaagaatcaagatcctacttgttttctaccgattgttctattgaaaaggtatttttatttttgctctctcaaatttttctcctactttctccattaattcttcatcttttggagaaggattgaagctgcaattcgagaatttgttgaagaatcaagatcctacttgttttctaccgattgttctattgaaaaggtatttttatttttgatcttctcttcttctaccgatcaatcggtgttcttgagtccacatgcatttagaacgagtgaaggggaaattaatcggtgaatttggatgcatgtgtatgtgttgtgaccgtgtgtgtgtgtgtgtgcatgcctcggtaggcgtgcacatgtgtggtgtgtgtgtgcgcgtgtgttgtgtgtggaaaacactcatgcgtgacacgatttgatgtTAAATCTAGAGTTGTGgtgtgaataaaaacgatatgataatcgtactttgatttttgaatgggaatattgaaaataatcgatgggaaagggaaacgtgagaacatgcatgattttgatctatgattgagacttatttgaaatacatgaactaaaggtgatagcTCACGTTCCCGGTGCGATAACAAGAAGAAGTACGTATTTGAAATCGAaggaaatcgaggtgggctttattcttaaactcttctatgttgcaaatttatgatgttggagaaataagggtggattaaactgttatgccatgcctatgattatttttggatattgtgtgtgcctgatgTCTAGTTTGTGAgtgcgctccattaggctatagggctatataaacgaattcgggtctgagtagggccgcaaaccctatcaggctagtgtacacgggagatcgggagccgtccatgctagtcggccggtctcgtgggcgaaagtgtggccacacttcgtcgcaccatatgaaattttgattgatgagaaaataggaggtattatttgactggccagtccatgaaatattttgtgatactcgatgttatcttttcaattaaatgctaaacctcgagttcactatggtaagggtggcataactataaaatgttttggcatgagtccactgagtatgtttaaagtactcagccctgcatgtgttttccctatgtgcaggttgagcggcgatgggcggtcggtggtgttgagatgGTTGATTCGAATAAAATGGATGGTTGGGATTttgagtgtagtcgtgtcctcatacatggcttcgctttctcttggaatgcttccgctgaatattttgaaacttattatctttggttggtttgaacttatttctttgatttggaATATTGGTGAAttattgcgttttgttggagCTAAAATAaacctttgacttttgagcttaTCCTATGTTAGCTATTAAATCTTGTTTCTCGTATTTAAAGCCGTTGACATATTATCTTGATACTTCATTAAacacttggtcaaatctcttcaattgaaaccctagtctatgTTCTTGTTGCACTTAAGTTCGCCTAGTTAacagtcg is drawn from Salvia hispanica cultivar TCC Black 2014 chromosome 6, UniMelb_Shisp_WGS_1.0, whole genome shotgun sequence and contains these coding sequences:
- the LOC125194961 gene encoding protein MODIFIER OF SNC1 1-like, coding for MTRHSFTCNAANLDSTSLDHVMHRSYPAANTILDTFGQHYSRPSSASGRIAQADKDDNIPLADVKHGTVNTWRAKTTQHAEDDILPSMEKWQGDPHQYYPNTAPQRFEGWHGPPMNGPSGGWYGGRPRGPAFGAHVPPGGFPMEPFPYYRPQIPPPPLAGSQPALQPGPRGPHPKNGDLYRPQMHEAYPRPGMQFRPNFYPGPPGPMCFEGYYGPPMGYCNNERDMPYMGMPTGPHVYNGYPAPAPDRSNSQGRATAHGPNGKTMPEQVDVNTHNESEQEEGDHWEQHVPPNISHHGDIRFPTSSQKTEWGAEEVAEESVSTRRMAPNQNPSNSRGNRIHSANHIKVKAFEGMSNTKGLDDNWTNRSEIPPSFPSVVPQLTVSSERDTVPDTTKNAALLHKSDGLNAKFRVSDGSSDSMNADIREQEKTGAQTVDLKVINCTREVGNAAAAVASHRITVSRNFAAPDEVTVPVGDNPLHPIAVIPRRSYQGGHPRVDHRGKGKFNSQETETDGWRRKPLSNDSSEAVIASNNESTPHIHFRGPNIVGEAYENSTMDLVGNAEGDLAEVCDSADIAQRAKMKELAKQRYLQLQKEEEERVREQKAKALAKLEELDRRKLSGEASNQKAERTPVIGDFVVEHQEVHTVIGTVIAELKTNESGFNLVLCPAVTSAGTDSNTNQAGDSTEVSRDLHMRIQQKGLVESNVAPLSRIEDSEDGSTKIVVSQPDDRGNSRHKRAGYKQKQNNVSQKAVYSPTFEVHKDHALAAVADMHEPPSSDSNVLSTSNTVVEPSSQQRKRINRSNKTKPKPEEIHSLSALPPVASNITHADESLDNGGSNDLVSNLGVPISAVHELDTAVHTREHSSLPSEESRSKVSSQWKPNRRIPKNQQGHRFTDKYSDTVVWAPKAKGSEEVSQKTQNSLQESADSVKSSNVAQNSSKGKRAEMERYVPKPQLAQQGNSPPLSSSVSSSRSTEDASGEQSGSAIFANVRSNLEMNVGDSSHSKNKKDHGSLRQRGLIDSSEMKSVPTGPTDTSQVKAARSVQSELVHFGRSESNRVNSEFKISGDNYMSADSTSAAVSKHPLVKDQGATGRGKRHPIRGPRSSGNNPDLENTLHGEVDGSLSSVPDVNQMDKSIISKENRSFGERTSSHWQPKSSPSSANHQGNRNGGSEYTTLETNRVPRKSAPPHKMQTSLQQDRESSNSSQPQLRPGQSVNVRSNVAGDSVAHRLQDFDREKKLAIVKGRAYSPNQDLVGTGESSLTNTDDLLEHNATSGSRRTGRQNSRPVRGHESHGEWSSEHENRSHNAPAFQDRQRQNVHLEYQPVGPFKAHKPENVEELADGGGDNEDQRHRERSQSHSKCGGNYYRR